DNA sequence from the Malus sylvestris chromosome 10, drMalSylv7.2, whole genome shotgun sequence genome:
TGACTGTCACTGTATTCTTGGTCTTCAATCAACCACTGAAGGTACCTATGCACATAAAGAGGTAAAACCCAATTCTATACATTGAAGGTCACATCACATAAGAAAGAAActtctgtttttctttctgATAAGTAATAAGTACATAACACAGTAAAGGCAACCaaggaaaaattaaatattgcAAATGCGTTTGACAAAACAAATGGCTGGAACAGTAAGATAATAGCACTTTAACGAAAACACAGGTGGTTAGCTTGGTTGCATTGTAAACTTATAatggtacaacaacaacaacaacaacaacaacaacaacaaagccttttcccactaagtggggtcggctatatgaatcctagaacgccattgcgctcggttttgtgtcatgtcctccgttagatccaagtactctaagtcttttcttagagtctcttccaaagttttcctaggtcttcctctaccccttcggccctgaacctctgtcccgtagtcacatcttcgaaccggagcgtcagtcggccttctttgcacatgtccaaatcaccagagccgattttctctcatctttcctacaatttcggctactcctactgtacctcggatttcctcattcccaatcttaatcctttctcgtgtgcccacacatcccacgaagcatcctcatctccgctacacccattttgtttacgtgttgatgcttcaccacccaacattctctgccatacaacatcgctggccttattgccgtcttataaaattttcccttgagcttcagtggcctacgacggtcacacaacacgccggatgcactctttccatccagctcgtattctatggttgagatctccatctaattctccgttctcttgcaagatagatcataggtaacgaaaacggtcgctttttgtgatcttcgctagattgctccggtcattagtgtggataagtatataaatggatagagataggaaagcaaacacaagatgtacgtggttcacccagattggctacgtccacggaatagaagagttctcattaattgtgaagggtttacacaagtacataggttcaagctctcctttagtgagtacgagtgaatgatttagtacaaatgacattaggaaatattgtgggagaatgatctcgtaatcacgaaacttctaagtatcggagtgtggtgtcgtcttgacttgctttatctgtctcataggtagatgtggcatcttctctggaagtactcttcctccatccaggggtggtatctttaactggtggagatgcacaaggtaatgtatcaatttcacttgaagcttacttgtagtttcaggcttggtcaagcgcgatacaaaccatgtagtaggagtcccccaagtcgccgagctagggggtctgctgaaagaggtgacagacaaggtaagcaatcagagctccgactgattgttcaccttctccccatcttgcagcagcatgaaggataaagagaagaaaaatgagaagagatgatatgagatacttttgcttttgaagaagtaactttccacaggcttattcttgaactgagctggagggttttctggtttcctccagagtataaggccgactgaagaatttgagggtcaaaacaagtccatcaaatctagagtacgttccaccctgctgatatgggatacttttgcttttgacagagtaatggatgtatcggcacgtgtgctgttacgcttgtctccacatgcttccttgtatccttcgcacttgccctatctgttcctcaagcagatgcggaatcttccctggaaacataagatgttgaagatgagtactcgagagcaatgtcaggtaagtaatcaagtaaggggttccaggcagtcagttcctggctggaagcttgattccaagtgctgactgattgctctctttctccttgtcttgcaggtaaaaacaaggccaaaagaaaaaacagggaaaaagcatgatatgggatactcttgcttttaaccctgatgatatgagatattcttgctctagtatagcttgtttgcagaggtattatcggggggaaagaaagctgaatatttcgaaaggctttgttgggagtgccctctcagatatgatgaagggttgagcatttttgcaggtctgcctgtccgttggggatggaggtcgacatatataggagtctccctaacaacaagtagtaatgctattcctttaccctgcttggtcatagcacggtagtgggagctgccagtttcacatgttttaactctgtcagagcactttgaaaaagtggtctgtggtatctggctctcgagattcggagaacgatgcctcttcgatttttgagaaagcaatcatgttgggggtctgactctcgagattcggagagcagtgtctcttcgatttttgaggaagtaatcatgttgggagtctggctctcgagattcggagggcggtgcctcttcgattttggagcaagcaatcttgttgggagtgttgtctcgaatgtgagtaaaggttggacatgtttgctagtctaccttgccacgaagcacaaaggttgacacatagggactttccaattatccagcaatggtactgttcctttaccctctcttcgattttgagaaagtagtcatgttgggagtctggctctcgagattcggaggacggtgcctcttcgattttggagcaagcaatcttgttgggactgttttctcgaatgtgagtaaaggttgggcatgtttgctagtctaccttgccacgaagcacagaggttgacacacagggactttccaattatccagcagtggtactgttcctttacccttgtgggtaataatatggtagctagaccttcaaaatttatatgtctaaactttgttagtgctgtttctttgctattcttttacctttcttggtcagagcgatgtagtgggagctgcaagcttcacgtgctcaactttggcagagaactttggcaaagtgatctgtggtacccatgagttattgttgcgtgtgggaagtggatgattgaacagtaagattcatgtgctttctacttcaccagaagtcttcgacagaatgcccataatttctgcaaagctgagtgtgcgtgtgacaggtgctgacaaggctagaaaagtaggtgcctctttgatttctgagatcggccctcgtggtctctgagcagcccagcttttgagaaagcgagcgcctcttcgattgattcggagaacggtgcctcaccgatttttgagaaagcaatcatgctgggggtctggctctcgagattcggggagcagtgtctcttcgatttttgagaaagtaatcatgttgggagagtggctctcgagattcggagggcggtgcctcttcgattttggagcaagcaatcttgttgggagtgttttctcgaatgtgagtaaaggttgggcatgtttgctagtctaccttgccacgaagcacagaggttgacacacagggactttccaattatccagcaatggtactgttcctttaccctctcttcgattttttagaaagtagtcatgttgggagtctggctctttagattcggaggacggtgcctcttcgattttggagcaagcaatcttattgggagtgttttctcgaatgtgagtaaaggttgggcatgtttgctagtctaccttgccacgaagcacagaggttgacatacatggactttccaattatccagcagtggtactgttcctttacccttgtgggtaataatatggtagctagaccttcaaaatttatgggtctaaactttgttagtgctgtttctttgctattcttttacccttcttggtcagagcgatgtagtgggagctgcaagcttcacgtgctcaactttggcagagaactttggcaaagttatctgtggtacccatgagctattgttgcgtgtgggaagtgggtgattgaacagtaagattcatgtgttttctacttccccagaagtctttgacaaaatgcccataatttccgcaaagctgagtgtgcgtgtgacaggtgctgacaaggctggaaaagtaggtgcctcttcgatttctgagatcggccctcgtggtctctagggagcccagcttttgagaaagcaagcgcctcttcgatttctgagatcggccttcgtggtctttgagcagcccaacttttgagaaagcaaacggctcttcgatttctgagatcaaccctcgtgatctctaagcagcccaacttttgagaaagcaaacgcctcttcgatttctgagcaggcgcctctttgatttctgaagctccgtcgagtgcagatttttataggggctggcattaagttccaaagcacacttgaatctccaccagtagaagcttcattcttgcacttctaagatcttgatttgtccgacctcttctctcttcaacacctttgaaaatgtctggcccctccgaccgtcgttttgacttgaaccttgttgaagaggcagccccgccttctccagacaacatatggcgcccatccttcgtctccccaactggtcctcttaccgttggggattccgtgatgaagaatgatatgaccgctgcggtggtggccaggaaccttctcactcccaaagataacagactactgtccaaacggtctgatgagttagctgttaaggattcgctggctctcagtgttcagtgtgcaggttctgtgtctaatatggcacaacgcctatttgctcgaacccgccaagttgaatcattggcggctgaagtgatgagtctcaaacaggagattagagggctcaagcatgagaataaacagttgcaccggctcgcacatgactatgctacaaacatgaagaggaagcttgaccagatgaaggaaactgatggtcaggttttacttgatcatcagagatttgtgggtttgttccaaaggcatttattgccttcgtcttctggggctgtaccgcgtaatgaagctccaaatgatcaacctctgatgcctcctccttctagggttctgtccagtactgaggctccaaatgatccccctccggtgccttctctttctggggctctaccgactgctgagacttctcctaagcaacctttgtgaaggctccctcttgtgtgtttattttgactcatgtatatgtacatatttgtagcttatcggggatatcaataaataagctttccttcatttcaacgtattgtgttaaatacaccaaagaaAGTCTCCCAGTGCATACATGGCTACATTCTATACCTTTCTACCTTTCTAAAAGTCTCAAGAAAAGGCTGTAATGTGGTCTATGTAATTGACATACCTTTGAAAAATCTCTACCTTCTTTGGATCAATAGCTGCAATAACTTCATCTGCAGTAAAAAGAATTTCTCAAGTAAATTAAAACTTTTATATGCATTATTGATAACCATTTATTAGCTTTCATGCCATACAGATAGCAGCATAACACACACACTAATATAAAAGGCTTGTATTTTTTAAGAAGTAACAAAATACAAAAGGCTGATACAGCTAAATAAAGTTTGAATTGTTTAGATGCCCTACTTCAAAGGGATTTTCCAAATGAATGCCTAGATGCATGCTTGGGGTCAGAGGCGGAGCTACTAAGGGACTAGAATAGTCCTGGGCCCATCCTGCTTTTTTTCTTGCTAAAATAACATATTGTTGTTGCTGCGCCTTATCAGTGGAATACCATTAAATTCAAGTGTGCCCCTTCTTAATCTAAACTCTATTTTCCTTTTACATGCCTCGTTTTTCACTCCATCTCTCTTATTTCAGTGCAGACTTCCCTTTCCCTCCTTTTGCTATCAACTTTTCTTTGTCATTTCTTTAGTCCTTCTGTTATATTTTCAAATCTTTCATGCTTAACTCTTACTTCGTATTCAAGTGTTTGAGTTTGCACAATGTTTTTAGTTCTCTGTACTGAATTTGATTGGTTTTCCAAATGTGTAATTTACTACAACTTTTCATGTTGTGAGGCCCCTCCTCACATGAAattctggctccgccactgctTGGGGTAGCTAGCCAATGGCACAGACATAAAGGTGTAAACTTCTTATACATCACTCACCTTAAAACTGGATACTTGCATGGATGTCATTTTCTACACAAGTGGTAACCAAAAAAACAcacatcaaaaccaaaattactGGGAGATCAAAGATCCACCTGGTGGAAGTTGATTAGCTCTTTTATCTGATGTCAAAACCTGAACTGCAAAAACCTGGTTGATATCTGCAACCTAACAATACCAATCAACTCCTAATTAAACAAGGGAGTTGCGAAGCACAAACCATAActttcaaaaaatttcaaacttcaaaaataaaacaaaacaaaccctCCAAGATAAATAAGGAACAACTCTGCAGATAATTAACACGTACCCATCCAAGATGTTGAAGAACAAGGCTTGGATCAGATGACTCCTCAAGAAGCTTTGATGCTTCAGCTGCAGCAGTCTCCTTACCAGAGATGATATTTGTACCACCATCCTGTGAACCACTCTCCAACATGGGGTCTTTCCAAAGGCCAGAAGAATAATTTCTTGCCAAGATGCGCCAGATACCAAGAGCCTTTGAGCTAATTCCTTTACTTGCATATAGGAAGGCAAGCGTACGTAAATGCCCAGAGTCATCTAACAAAGTTTCCAACTCCTCCTGCACCGCCCATGCAAGTTCTACAGTCATCCTTCAAGCAGGCTCCAGACAATAGCCTCTGTTTTTCAATGCATGGGAATGCTAAGATTGTTTGCCAACATCCTAACAGTGCATTGTCTTGAGGCCTATTAAGTATGTTGCTATTCCAAAACCAAACATTGATATAATGTCTTCAACTAGAGGACACGTTGCATGGTACTTGCATTTGATACCATCATATGGTGTGCCCTTTCTAGTTGGTTAAAATCCCAAAACTGTCTCTTAGCAATTAAATACAAATCAGGTCTGACCCAGGCCCCCGGCAATACAATTTGCAGCTTTACTATGGTCCAAATTAAGGGaattttttgtcaatttcatCTTAGTTTTTCATTCAACTACACTAACTATCAATCTTCTTTTCTAATCCTAACAATCACTACATCACTTTCTCTGATTCATATTATGGTATAAATGAAAAAAGAAGATATCCTAAAGTGGATGAAATCAAATGGATAAACAGGTCTATAATGAAAAAAGGTCTATAATGAAAACACAACTTGTTTTGCCTTTGATTTTATTAACagttaataacttaatataCTCCgatttacttcaaattcaagaAGACTAGAAATAATGCAGTAAGGAAACAGGAACTCCAGATTTAGGAAAGTTGTAAAAGCAAAAATCCTTCGGCATGGTAAAACGAATATATGAGAGTGGGAAAACATACCACAACACAAGAATTCTCTGATGATGCCAGCTTCTCCATGTCATAAACATTATTCAAAGCTCTGTAGAGGTACATTAATAGGGTGTCAACTCCCTCCTTCACTGATGGAGTCAACTCTTTCTCACGAGAAACCTCCAAATATCTGTAGCAAGAATGTATATTGAAAAAGTTACTATAATCCAAGTACAAGTTAGTtgtgaaattaaataaaaagatgcaacagaaaacaatagaaaaacatttaacaaaaaaccagaaGTGATGTAGTCACCTAGTAATTGATTTGATGGCAGACTCCAACAATTTATCCCTATTTGGTGGATTCAGGAGAAATGCATCATCTACCACAGTTTCTACACCTGCTTTCCTAAGAAAGATTGCTCTTTGAATTGCCATCAACCCGTCATCCACAACATCTTCCAGAGGCGCAGGGGGAGGATGCAAACCCCAATAGCGGTTTCTAGGAACCTGAAAACGCAAGCTCAAATACAATGATTACAAAACTCAGAAGCTTAACAGCACTACAACATGAAAATCAGCAAGCTCGTAATAGAAGTACATATGTTCGTGCTAAATGCAGCATAAATGCAGGCTAAGATTGCAAGCGTGCGAGTCTTTCACAATTCTTCGCATTCACAATGTAGTATTGATTGTTACATAAAGAAATAGTATAAATGATAAATTGAATATAATTATGCAATCTTTTCTCTTGAACTACACATTGCCTATGTATTTTTTCCTAGTAATCTAACATCCCCAAGAAAATACAACAAGAATATTAGCCTTGACATTCTAATGAGTATCACACTCCGTGTCCTGATTTTCTTCTTACACCTTTTGACGAGTAATTATATTTTAAAGGAAACACTCCTCTCATTTTTTAGTAAGGCAGAGACAGCATATGTGAGTTTTATTCATATAGGAAgatattatatttatatgtgacCGTATCCCCTGGTTATGAGCAAAAAAATATCATACCAGTAGTGACCATCGATTTGGATCTCTCATTATGAATGGAAATACTTCAGAAGGCTGCATTGTCTCAGACTGCAAAAAGTGATTCACTGCTTCCTCAAAATGCAAGTCAAAAAGCAAGAGAAACCCCACTTGAGCATGAACAAACGAGAGCATATCCTTTGATAATTCACCCTCACACTCAAGATCTTCCACCAAGGAGATGGCTTccttgaagtttttttttctcaatagaTCTTTAATTTGTTCTTCAGATGGTAATTTCTGATAGCAAACAACCTAGAAATTTGCAACATGGAAAGGACAAGAAATCAAAATCTTTAATTGTTCATGTCTGCAATGAAGCTAAAAGAGTATAGATAATCATTAAATTGAGCATGCTGTCCAATATCCTAGTGAATAGGGTGTTGGGTTTCTACCCACGCCTCCCGGGTTCGAAACTCCCTCCTCcccttaataataattaaaaaaaaaatcactagaTCGATTTTTTCCCATACCTTGGTGGGGGTTGCAACAACAAGAAGTTTTCCACTTCCGTCTTGCTCATCTGCAACAATGCAAGGCCCTCCTACCCCTTCACCACCAAAAGTGATCATCTGAATGCATCTACCTGTTTTCTTATGATACAACTCCAGCTTTCCATCCCTTGCAATGACCACATATGAAGATATCTCCCCAATAGAATCCAGGTTACTATGGAACACCAAGCTACCACCAACTGGCTGCCCATGTGCATTAGCTATGATGCCAACATTGTCCACCAACAAAAGTACATTCCATTCTTTACACAACAATTTAAGCCGTGGCAGACTAGAAACATCCGGTAGCGAAAATATTACACCACTTTGTCCGGTAACACATGAAAACAAACTATATCCATTAACCGTACTGACAATTATTGAATCATTGAGCCATACCATGGCCATAACCCCATCAATACACTGAATTTCCTTCAGAATTACAAAAGACCCATCATCAATGTCTTGGTCACTTTTACCTACTCTATTACTCAAAACAAGCTCTACCAATACCAATCTTTTTCCAATCACAACAGAGAAAACATGATGGCCTATATGCTGCTGCACAGTTTCTTTCATTTTCGAGCCATTTGTTCTGATCCCACTTCCCAACTTTTGCAAAAACCGCTGACTTGTGCTTGTATACTCTGATGAATTACTAAGACCTGACAAATTCGAGCATTCTGATTCACTGCTTCGCAGCCTCCTTGTGATGACAGAAATTCCTCTCAAGAAACTCAATCTTTTCACAGGCTGTAACAGAAGCgtatcaaccaaaaacaaaaacccatccAAAAGCACCAAGAGCTTCCCAATCTCACCAAACACTTGGATAGACTCCACTGAGGAATTGCCAACCAAAACTTTTCGCAAAAACGAAATGTTTTGTGGGATTGAAGGGTTGTTGGAAGGATCGGATGGGGATTGATCATTGGGATTTACAGAGAGCAAAAGCAGGATTCCAAACTGGGTCCCAAGGTAGATTAGACATTGTGAGTCGGAGACCTTGGAGATAGCGAGTGATGTAACTCGTGCACGAGAGTGGTCAGAGAGGTTGAACAATGACAGTGGTTCAAGGACAGTGCGACCTCTAGGTTCGGGCTTGGCCATGTATAAAAGGCTAGTGCTTGACGATGAACATTACAAGATCCCTTTTTTGGTAATGTTTAGAAAATACCCCCTGAAATTGCAAGTAACTCAAAACTAATTACAACGCTCAGCACTGTAATCCATTGAGCTATAGAGCACAAAAAACGTAAGTAGACTATTACTACAGCTATTACAGCAACCTCATGTCGAAAATCGATTGAATTGCAGGGATAAACAACAACCGATTATCAAAATGTCAGCATTGTTTCAATATATTTTCAGCATAGTAATAACCTACAAGATCAGATtttatcaaacaaacaaaaaaataccaTTCAAATGCAGCACAAATTCAAGGTCTCGTGCATTAGAACAATATACCAAATTCTCACTTTGCCAATCACTAAAAAATCAAGagcaaaattaatggcatcccCCAATTTCCGTCAATGTAAAAGACACAAACCGGCGAAAACAGTgtcaatttttcttctttctcagtCTAATTAATCATTTTTTGTAGATCGAACAgaatttaaaaggaaaatagctaaaaacatgaaaaaattAAGAGAACATTCATACTTGAGAAGCTAGACGACGGTGGTCGCAGGAAGTCGACGGAGCAAGGCGGAGACTGCCGAAGCATCTACGGTGGTGGGAAAGGCCAAACTGTTCGCAATTCGAGAATTTCGCCTAACAGTAGCATCACCAGACGTCAAAgttccatttttcattttttttttaatttgttccaACGTCAATTCCTATAGGCTATATTTCCTCCACcgtcttttttctctctctttctctcttttgtgtttttttttttaattttaattcgaAAATATAAGCTTAATAATATCGAAAAGTGCTTGGGGgcgttaattttaatttttctttcataGTATGTATCATTAATTGGTACAAAAATTTAATAGTTtagatattaattatatatagtcttttaataaattttatataaaattaatatcgTTGATTAAGACGTGACATTatagaaaattattattattgtaagtgtaagagaaataaattttgtCACATCCATGTTCGGACCCTCATCACATCTCGGGCTTAACTTCACCATAGCACAATATTATCTGCTTTGGGCACCGAtcacgccttcacggttttgtttctgataattcacgagcaacttcctgggtcacccatcttgggattgctctcgcacgaactcacCTTAACTTCAGGTTGGGATTGCTCTAgtacgaactcgcttaacttcggagttccgatagaacccgaagccaatgagtttccaaaaggtctcgtgctaggtagaaatgggaatgtacatataaggcatagagaaTCCACTCCCCTAAAcaatgtgggatctaacaaatTTGTATTAAAAATAATGTATAATGTGCGAAATCTTCATAATTTATTTAAGCTCGAATTGATTATTTGTGacatgaaattgaggttccatcataaaaccaattggtaatatggagagtagcccaagaccatataaACTCATAGCAAACATTTTCCTCACCGAtatgggacaactctcaacacgtcCCTGCACGTGTGGCGGATattcaagcctacacgtggacaacaactgggtgacgtggagcgcgtgtggccgttgggcttcacacgtgaacaatcttgctctgataccatgatgaaattaaggttctaccataaaatcaattggcaatatgagaagTAACCCAAGACCATATAAATCAATAGCAAACCAATGTGATGCTAGGGAGGAAATATTTTGCtgatttttttattcatttaccAAAATATAAAATCTTCTAGTTTGAATCTATTTTCACTTTCCGGTTGCAATTCATTTCAAGTCATGATtctcaaatttgaatttgatcCCTAATTTCTAAATTCATCTAGCTTCTTACTTTAACAAATCCGGTTTAGTTTCGTCATCTGATTGGAACACGTCAACTTTGTTGTTGATACATTTGCGAAGCtaaggggtgtattcaattgagaatttaaaattttttaatggatttataaatctgtGGATTTTAtgaagtttaattgatttgtagatattccatataaaattttgattcaattccctcgaaatcttaCGGGAAGagatgagatttgtggatgtttaaaatacactacgaaatctctcaattccctctaattcctcaactttctcaaattctttaaaatcaatttctaattgaatacacctgaaatgttataaacttctttaaaatcttaattaaatacacccggatttctaaggattttaatatactatcttaaaattctaattgaatacacctaaatCACTTAAAATCATGATTGAATACCCTAGGGGGGCGTTTGTTTGGcctcactaagtgggactggactagactggaTTAAGTATTTAGTGAGTCCCATGTTTGGTAGGTAGAGAGACTGAGTTTAATAGGATAAACCCGGACTCGCTCAAACAAAGTCCTTCGCTAAGCGTTCTTAGCGAGGACCCCCAATTTTCACGGTACTACTAAGCCCAGCGAGAGGGAAATCCGTCGCTCGTCTGCGAGAGAAGACATCATACTCCTTCACCCTCGTCCTCCTCGCCCTCCTCTACGTCCTGCTTGCCGTCCTCTGCTCCTCGTCAGGTAAATTTCGAATCTGACGATTTTCTTCTTCGATTTTCTTTTGCTGATCGTGAACAAAACGACTTCGATTTTGTCTGGTAAATTATTACTGGGTTATGAACGACTTCGTTGttttggtttgaaaacttttcaATAACTGATCTGGGCAGTTgaaaataaattagggttttcattTTTAGGTTCAACTTGATATTAAAATTTGGGCTTTTACTGGAGtggatttgatatatatatgaatttcaTCATAATTTGTTCTGCCATCGTTGAATTTCATCTAATAATTGATATGTGTATATAGTCTATGATTGTATGTgtctgtatgtatgtatgtactgtgtgtgtgtgggtgtgtccTTCCATATGGGTATGCTGATTTTGGGTCTGTGTGTGTGTCCTGGAATATTCAGCATATTCAAATCCTTGCAATTGGACCGGAGTTCATTGTTCTGATTTCAAGGTGACTTCTATAATAAATCTCAATGGACTTAATTTGTCTGGCACTTTGTCTCCAAGCATTTGTAATCTTCCCTACTTAACTGAATTCAATGTGTCCAAGAACTTCTTCTCTGGTCCTTTCCATAGTGAGCGAAGAAGGTGGGTTTAAC
Encoded proteins:
- the LOC126587942 gene encoding vacuolar sorting protein 3-like isoform X2, whose product is MAKPEPRGRTVLEPLSLFNLSDHSRARVTSLAISKVSDSQCLIYLGTQFGILLLLSVNPNDQSPSDPSNNPSIPQNISFLRKVLVGNSSVESIQVFGEIGKLLVLLDGFLFLVDTLLLQPVKRLSFLRGISVITRRLRSSESECSNLSGLSNSSEYTSTSQRFLQKLGSGIRTNGSKMKETVQQHIGHHVFSVVIGKRLVLVELVLSNRVGKSDQDIDDGSFVILKEIQCIDGVMAMVWLNDSIIVSTVNGYSLFSCVTGQSGVIFSLPDVSSLPRLKLLCKEWNVLLLVDNVGIIANAHGQPVGGSLVFHSNLDSIGEISSYVVIARDGKLELYHKKTGRCIQMITFGGEGVGGPCIVADEQDGSGKLLVVATPTKVVCYQKLPSEEQIKDLLRKKNFKEAISLVEDLECEGELSKDMLSFVHAQVGFLLLFDLHFEEAVNHFLQSETMQPSEVFPFIMRDPNRWSLLVPRNRYWGLHPPPAPLEDVVDDGLMAIQRAIFLRKAGVETVVDDAFLLNPPNRDKLLESAIKSITRYLEVSREKELTPSVKEGVDTLLMYLYRALNNVYDMEKLASSENSCVVEELETLLDDSGHLRTLAFLYASKGISSKALGIWRILARNYSSGLWKDPMLESGSQDGGTNIISGKETAAAEASKLLEESSDPSLVLQHLGWVADINQVFAVQVLTSDKRANQLPPDEVIAAIDPKKVEIFQRYLQWLIEDQEYSDSQFHTLYALSLAKSAIEAFQADIASQNLGPGRIEETNISDDRTSLIFQSSVRERLQMFLESSDLYDPEEVLDLIEGSELWSEKAILYKKLGQEALVLQILALKLENSEAAEQYCAEIGRPDVYMQLVT
- the LOC126587942 gene encoding vacuolar sorting protein 3-like isoform X1; the protein is MAKPEPRGRTVLEPLSLFNLSDHSRARVTSLAISKVSDSQCLIYLGTQFGILLLLSVNPNDQSPSDPSNNPSIPQNISFLRKVLVGNSSVESIQVFGEIGKLLVLLDGFLFLVDTLLLQPVKRLSFLRGISVITRRLRSSESECSNLSGLSNSSEYTSTSQRFLQKLGSGIRTNGSKMKETVQQHIGHHVFSVVIGKRLVLVELVLSNRVGKSDQDIDDGSFVILKEIQCIDGVMAMVWLNDSIIVSTVNGYSLFSCVTGQSGVIFSLPDVSSLPRLKLLCKEWNVLLLVDNVGIIANAHGQPVGGSLVFHSNLDSIGEISSYVVIARDGKLELYHKKTGRCIQMITFGGEGVGGPCIVADEQDGSGKLLVVATPTKVVCYQKLPSEEQIKDLLRKKNFKEAISLVEDLECEGELSKDMLSFVHAQVGFLLLFDLHFEEAVNHFLQSETMQPSEVFPFIMRDPNRWSLLVPRNRYWGLHPPPAPLEDVVDDGLMAIQRAIFLRKAGVETVVDDAFLLNPPNRDKLLESAIKSITRYLEVSREKELTPSVKEGVDTLLMYLYRALNNVYDMEKLASSENSCVVEELETLLDDSGHLRTLAFLYASKGISSKALGIWRILARNYSSGLWKDPMLESGSQDGGTNIISGKETAAAEASKLLEESSDPSLVLQHLGWVADINQVFAVQVLTSDKRANQLPPDEVIAAIDPKKVEIFQRYLQWLIEDQEYSDSQFHTLYALSLAKSAIEAFQADIASQNLGPGRIEETNISDDRTSLIFQSSVRERLQMFLESSDLYDPEEVLDLIEGSELWSEKAILYKKLGQEALVLQILALKLENSEAAEQYCAEIGRPDVYMQLLDMYLDPQDGKEPMFKAAVRLLHNHGESLDPLQVLERLSPDMPLQLASETILRMLRARLHHHRQGRIVHNLSRALDTDASLAILEEKSRHVQINDESLCDSCHARLGTKLFAMYPDDTIVCYKCFRRQGESTSVTGRNFKQDVLVKPGWLVTR